GATTAAGATTTTTGGTGGCTTGATTGAAATTTCTGGTTGCCCTAATTTTATAGATCTTGTGCCTTTGTTTTTTATGTGTATACAGGAGGAAATATGATGGAAAAAACAAAGGTTGATGATGAttaggaagaagaaaacaatgatgaagaagatgggTGAGCTCGTGAagggatgaagaagaaaacagtGACGAAGAAGATGGGTGAGCTGATGAGGGGATGAAGAAATGGTGGGCCATCTCGTCAACCTGTCTAGTAGCAAGATGAGTTTAATGTTCCAACCTATTTTCTAATGTTCGCCTGTCCGACCTGATAATGGTTGATTTTACGTGCTTTTGtgtgtatatttttattaataaatcaaCTCCTTCGTAGCGTTTACCTTGTTCTCTCTCCAAGTTTAGtgtgtttttatgttttattgtgTTCTAGTTAGTACATACTTGTTTTACCTCTAATCACTCTTTTAGTGTgtgaaataagaaaatagaaaacaatttcGGTGGAGGAAAACAAGCTAGAACTCAAGGAAGCATGATTGGAcaagaaataattgtttttagaCAAATACTCACCTCAAGGACTCTAGAATCACACCTAGgacaacaaaaatgaagaaaagactcacttgtaaaattatatattgcCATGGACCACCTTGGATGACCAGAAAATCACCATTGGGTGGTAGGTTGACTCAATGGGCGAATTGGCTATTCACTAGGCAAAAATGATAGACCAAACTTGTAGTATTCAAGTTACTAGGCAAAATTATGGATCGCCTAATGAGTTACAAGTCAAAGAGCATCAATCTTTAGGCTCTCGTTGGGTGATAATGAAGTTGTTAGGTGATTTTGCTAGCTTTGATACACGAATGTGAGTATTTAATCATGTTTTCGCGAGAATTTTCAAGATTCGTCATTCTTACACGAATAAAATCACCTAAGGTGCTTGGGAGAGGCTCTTGGAGGCTATTTGAAGTGCTAGTAAGCTCTCCATCTCCTCTTTGGGTTTCCTCCTTCATCCATGGTGGTTTTCCCCTTTTaggaattgaagaagaagatgttaCAGACCAATGTGACTAAGCATAGATTAGGAATGCAAACCTGACTTTGCAAAAGATCAATGCTTCCAATTTCAACTGCACGTCACTGATGTTTGATTTCTTCCAAATTGTCCTACCAAACCAAGATCAAACCTTCCAATCTCAATacccttaatttaatttagaaaagaaaaaccctaatatCAGAAATACactttcaaaaacataaatccACCTCAATATGCTTTAAAGTGTCCACATCAGCTAATAAATGACATGTTATTCACTGATTGCAACATATGGACATTTGGTGATTAACAATTGAAACGTTGcttacaaaaggaaataaattgaacataaattacgatataaatgactacattgaacattctAAAAAGATTGAGGatcatttcaaacaaaattgacaaaaatttgGGCCAAGAATAATATCAAGCCTAAAAAAGTAAATTGTACTCTTTCACTTAAAAAAATCTATTCGaacataaaattttcatatttgcaGCTAGAAATATAGTCTAATTTTAACCTATTAGATTAACATTTGTTGATAATGCCCatatgagaaaataaatttcaggcaatatatataatattataataataataataataaaatttaatgagatttttttGGAAGTGTAAAGATTCACTATGAACCaatcatatatatgtatattgttTTGTAGGGATATGgcttaaaatgataattattattacaGTACAAAACTGGAGGGAGGTTGATAAAACACAGTTGCAGAATGGAGAAGGTGGTGTGTGTCACCGGCGGCAGCGGCGCCATCGGTTCATGGCTCGTTCACCTCCTTCTGAACCGCGGCTACACTGTCCACGCCACCGTCCAAAATCTCAGTTAATACATTCCTTACTCTCTCATTTATCTATTCATTTCATTACAATACTTACAGTGTTGAGACAACTTTTCTAACAGACGATGAGGCCGAGACGAAGCATCTAGAAGCCTTGGATGGAGCGCCGGCGCGCCTCCGCCTCTTCCAGATGGAGCTCCTCCACTACGATTCTGTCCTCGCCGCAGTGTGCGGCTGCGCCGGCGTGTTCCACGTCGCCTCTCCTTGCACTGTTGAACAAGTCCAGGACCCTCAGGTCTTGTTCCGTCGAGCTCCTCgaaaattttcaatcttttcgGTTTTTGCATGACCCCTTTTGGGTCTTAATGCAGAAGGAGCTTCTGGACCCGGCGATAAAGGGCACCTTGAACGTGCTAACGGCAGCGAAAGAAGCAGGGGTACGTCGCGTGGTGGTCACGTCCTCCACCTCCGCGATTGTTCCGAGCCCTAATTGGCCCGGTGACGTTCCCAAGAGGGAGAACTGCTGGACTGACGTCGAATTTTGCAAGCAAAAGGGGGTTAGAAagggttttcatttttgtcattttctgtttctttttgttatgtgtgtgtgtgaagtgttTGTGTGCGTAACAGTTGTGGTATCCATTGTCGAAGACTTTGGCCGAGAAGGCAGCTTGGGATTTTGCAAAGGAGACTGGGTTAGATGTTGTTGTAGTGAATCCTGGCAATGTGGTGGGTCCTGTGATTGCACCGAGGCTTAATGCAAGCATGGTCATGTTTGTGCGCCTACTTCAAGGTAGGGACTGCTGGTTAATCAGTTGGGTTTTGCAgatatttctttctaattttgcTGTAGGAGTGTCCTTGGATATTGGGAATGTGAACCGGAGAAGTGCTAAAATACAGTGGCAATGTTACCAAAGTATCTTTGAGCCACAGGAGAAAAGTAGATTGCATGGTATTGAACTGTGTGAAAAGGGGTTTGAGAATACTTAGAAGGATAAAGGAATTTCTTAAAAGGGGACAAGGTTTTAAAATGGCAAATAAATGCGGTCACAGTTGCAGAGCCGTGGATACCAAAAAATCTTGATTATGTGCTAGCACTATTTATTTAACACCTTGTTTGGGATCCTGTGATGGATAATGTATAACTTTTTAACTGGTATCATGTGAATAGAGCTACTGTTGCTGTTACCAAGTTATTAGACTCATTTTACAAGACCTGCTACTGCGTAGTTGATAGCATAGCTGTGTAGGACATTTAGAAGTTGATACCTTCGTTAAAAGTATTAGACTTGTTTGATTATGCAGTAGTACTCCTTTCATTAGATTTTGCAGTCTACAAAGTGTTAATCATTGTTGACCCGAATGCCAATATCAAACTACCCTATTTATAATCTTTTAGGAGTTTGCTGAGAAGTTGTGATATTTTGTGTTGTGTTGCAGGTTGTGATGATACatatgaaaacttttttatGGGATCGGTCCACTTTAAGGATGTAGCATTGGCACATATTTTGGTGTATCAGAATAAATCTGCAGTTGGTAGGCATGTGTGTGTTGAAGCTATCTCTCACTATGGTGATTTTGTGGCCAAAGTTGCTGAACTTTATCCAGAGTACAATGTGCCTAAGTAAGTAAGCCACACACTTGATCGATGTATGGTCAATATAATGCAATCATCTTTTGGTCGGTAATTCAGGAATTAGATATATTGCTTGATTCTTGAATGAGTTATTGAAGAAACTTACTTTTGTTTGAACACAA
This window of the Vigna angularis cultivar LongXiaoDou No.4 chromosome 7, ASM1680809v1, whole genome shotgun sequence genome carries:
- the LOC108337193 gene encoding phenylacetaldehyde reductase isoform X2, with the protein product MEKVVCVTGGSGAIGSWLVHLLLNRGYTVHATVQNLNDEAETKHLEALDGAPARLRLFQMELLHYDSVLAAVCGCAGVFHVASPCTVEQVQDPQKELLDPAIKGTLNVLTAAKEAGVRRVVVTSSTSAIVPSPNWPGDVPKRENCWTDVEFCKQKGTLAEKAAWDFAKETGLDVVVVNPGNVVGPVIAPRLNASMVMFVRLLQGCDDTYENFFMGSVHFKDVALAHILVYQNKSAVGRHVCVEAISHYGDFVAKVAELYPEYNVPKMQRDTQPGLLRVKDGSKKLMDLGMQFIPMEKIVKDAVEDLKRKGFIS
- the LOC108337193 gene encoding phenylacetaldehyde reductase isoform X1; translation: MEKVVCVTGGSGAIGSWLVHLLLNRGYTVHATVQNLNDEAETKHLEALDGAPARLRLFQMELLHYDSVLAAVCGCAGVFHVASPCTVEQVQDPQKELLDPAIKGTLNVLTAAKEAGVRRVVVTSSTSAIVPSPNWPGDVPKRENCWTDVEFCKQKGLWYPLSKTLAEKAAWDFAKETGLDVVVVNPGNVVGPVIAPRLNASMVMFVRLLQGCDDTYENFFMGSVHFKDVALAHILVYQNKSAVGRHVCVEAISHYGDFVAKVAELYPEYNVPKMQRDTQPGLLRVKDGSKKLMDLGMQFIPMEKIVKDAVEDLKRKGFIS